The DNA sequence ATGGATGAACCTTAGGTGGATGGGGGTGTTTGGGTATAACTGGGTGTGGTCAGACTGAACTGGGGCATGGCCTAAAGCCTCATAGTTATTCATAAAGTAAAAAGGAGATGCAGTAAAAAGAATCAAAACAACAACATATGGCAAGACAGAAGAGATACCATTGACCAAAATGTTCACAAGAGTAGAGCTAACAATAAAAGCCTTAATGGGTCTATTGCATATATTGTAGCCATCTATAGAATTGCCAGAAAgattatttcttgtgcagacatATATTGAAATTGTGGATAGGTTACAACTGCCAGCACAGCTTCTACAGTATATTCCTTGTAGCAGTAGAGGCAGTAGATTTGCAGCCTCTCTTATATAATTGCTAAAAATGTACCTTGTCTGTAGCCAGTATGGTACCACCTAGTATATTACCAGTGAAAATAACACCTGATGACAAAATATTATTCTTACTAGCTGGGCTGGTGAAATGCAAGGTGGCACTGTTGCAGCTGCAGGTGAGTTATTTTGGCACATATTTGACATCGAAAAACATAGACAAAAAATATAGGGTATAAAGGAAATCTGCTATTCCAACCAACCCCCCCGGTATGTATGGAAGCTTGTACACATAGCATAGAAAGCTCAACTATACAAACAATACAATATTTGGAATTTTTAGAAAAGCGTTGGTGTTTAAAGGGCATATCAacaaggggttttcacctttactTTTACTATGGTggagagaatgatattctgagacaatttgcgactggatttcatattttattatctgtggtttttgagttatttatatttttattcagcagctctccaatttgcaattttagaagtttggttgctagggtccaagttaacctagcaaccatgcattgatttgaataaaaaacttgaatatgaataggagaggacctgaatataaagaaGAGTAGTAAAAGTAGCAAAaaaagtgtagccttacaaagcatttgtttttagatggggtcagtgacccccatttgaaagctggaaagagtcaatcTCTtacagcatcttacagcagcccctctggcatttggcagaacccacagattgccagtctgggcctagtTGCAGGACAAAGTTGCATTTCTGATATTGTTCACCCCCACGTCCCAAAAACGTTTCTCTCTGCAGAACAACAAAGGCTTTTAGTATCCGAACTCAAAaaacatcagggaccaataggggTCGTCTGAATGTAAAAAGGGAGCTACGGTGGGTTTCCCATCTTTCCTAAACTGGCCTCTTTGAACAAACTACTATTTCTACACCTTTTTCATCACTAGATACGTTGTCCCCTAATATTTACTTATCTCTGTCAGACAGTCTATAATTGATCCTGGTGGATTATGGCACCAATTAAATGTCAACCATTGCTGCAGTCAGTTGAGAGATGATATAACAATGGTAAGCACTGATGTAATTAGGATACGATTAGATGCGGAATTTGCAATGAGTTGAACTTGCAGGACAAGAATAATTTCCAgcaacaatgtacagtatgtgattaCTTAAATTCaaaattatgggaatgccatctctcattaactccattttaaacaaataattcagatttttaaaaagaatatttcctttttctctataataataaaacagtaccttgtactagactTGGTACAATATAacaaatctttattggaggctacataatcctatttggtttatttaatgtctaaattatattttagcagactgaaagtatggtgatccaattaACGGAATTGGATCCCTtataaggaaaaccccaggtccagagaattctggataacaggtcccatacctgtatacagttgcaagaaaatgttttgacgcctttggtattatttgtacttttatattAATTATTCATTCAAATCTAGTCTGAACATTTACAGTCTAGTTTTGAAAAAGTATGTAGATCTCTGGTCtagttacttctttttttttatgctgcagattttttcgccggtgaattgtcaccacagttttgcgaatgaaTTGGTTTGCGCGAattcgtgtctggcaaatttttttgctcaTCGCTAGCTAAATGGAGTCAGTTGTCCCAGGCTGTGAAATGAGACTGGAGTTCTTTGTTCCAGGTTCCCTGCTCTATAATAAGGACACACTCGCTTAGCTTATTGATAGTCTGCTCTTCacaagaaaaataatacaaaactatTCACGTGAACTTTGTCCCAATATAAATATCCAAGAAAACGACTACAAAAGCATTTCTTAAGGCATGTTGGTTCATAAATGTACAGTACTTTTTGCCAAATCAGGATATTCAGTACTGTTCTGCCTTTCAGTGGTTGTTTTGCTTAGGGAGCACAGCTTGCAATCAAGGAAGCAAAAAAGAACTCTATGGTAGCAGCAAAGATCTACAGTATATCCATGACAGATCCACTAAAGGCCACCACAGCGATTCctccaaaacaaaaaacattactaCACGTGTCAGGTTTGCAAAAGACCTGCATAAATTCCCAACTCTGAAGCATAATGGTGAAGCATAGTTTGGTGCTTCTGTCTCGGGCTGGTCTGCTATCAAAGATGATACAGTTAGTTCAAAATTGTAGCAAGAAATTTGATTATGGAAGCACTAAATACCAGTGTCAGTTTGTCACCTAAACTTAATAGAGGATGAGGCAAGACAATGTATAATACAAAGCACAGAAGTGGAACATCAATAGAATGGCTTAAAGGCAATAAACTCCCTTGAGCTGTGTAAGGTCCATTACTGCAAGCACTTGTCCTATTCTGAACTGGATAATTCTTGCAGCTATATGTATAAATGCCAGTCCTGTAAGTTGAAAAGTTCATTATCTTTCCCTACAAGGTACAAATGCTGACAAAGCTGCTTGTAATTGTACCATAAAGCTCATCCCAACACTAATTAATATCCAGGCTCGGtgaattacatataaaaatatgaccTATAATAGAGTTAATAGTGATAAACTGAACATTTATTCTTTGGAAAAGTGGCCTAGAAATTTTGAATGTTTATGGTATTGACAGGAAGAATTGCTTACAATCCATGTATAAGTACCAGGGTTTATTATGTCTAGGTGATAAGGTGTGAGATTTACTTTAGGTGTAAGAAgctttaagaggcagatttatcaagggtcggatttcgaggggttaaaacccttgaattcgaccattgaattgaaatcctttgaattcgtatatcgaattcgaaggattttgcgctaaaataagcattcgatcgatcgcataaaaatcgttagatcgaacgattttcagcgatcgatcaaaggatttttattctatgccaaaaacttagaaaatgcttgtagaaggtccccataggcttataatgcaattcggtaggttaaactgggcgaagtattgaattcgaaggatttttaaagagacagtacttcgactattgaatggtcgaatagtcgaacgatttttagttcgaaacgaagtcgaaggtcgtagtagcctattcgatggtcgaagtaccaaaaaaattacttcgaaattcgaacttttttaaccttcgaaaattcactcgagcttagtaaatctgcccctaagtttagtttaaaaaaaaaaaaaaaacgtgatgccatcttatttttcctttctcttgTTCCACTTTTCTTCCATTAGGGCAATTTCTCCAGCACCCTCATGTACTATTAGTATTACAGAAACCTTACTCTGAATGAGAATTGTTCTTCTGGATTTAACATTACAACTTGTCCTGCAGGCAGGGCCTGGTTTCCCTACCACATGCCACTCGTGAACTTCTTTAAATTGAAATTTCATTTGTGAGCACTAGTTTCCTAGTTTACAGGTGTCAGGCCCTGTTTCCTGGCCAGCTCCTCTCCTTGACTCTCCCTTCAGTTTTTCTCTTTCGCCCACAGTTTTGATGccatttattatttacaacacCTTTTCTATTCCTTGTTGTCTCTGCTGTTACAGTACCGGCTCTCTCTTTCCTTCTGCTCATTTGGGGATATGGCTGTCAAAGTGTTTAGTTCATGGGATTTTAAAGTTACTTGGAATAGATCTGTGCAGAGACAGGGGGGAAATATGCAGCTGaaggtaattacattttttacataaacaCATGAAAACTATAATTTTGTTGTTTTCAGTTTATGGGCAACGACCAATGTAGCATTTTGTTGTTGCTACAGAACACCACAAAAAAATATTCCCATTATGGGTAGCGCAAATTGATGCAGATAAAACATTTTCAGGGTGCCAAAACATCCCATCTGTAATTTCCCTAAGAGTTCTGCATTTGTTTCTATAAGAATGTGCAAATCTAGTTTCCCAAGCTGTTTGCCTATGTAATGATTTGGTGGCTTTATTAGGAAATGCTGAGTGAAAGACTGCAAAGTGACTGTCCAGCTCTCTTAAGAAGCAATTGATGAGTCTTTTTATTCACATGCTGTCTTGGGCATTGTGTTTAGGGAGCTGGCTTGTGGCTGCAGTAGTTGTGTATCTGCTGTCAGAATGTCTTTCACCAGGTAACATATTTACACAGTGGCCCCATTATAAACCTATGGCCCCATATACCCCCATTCTAATCTACTTGTTGATTTTAGCAGTGTGTGTTAAGTGAGCATTCAGCACAGTAAGCTTGTCACGATTATGGCACTTCCAGCTGCActtgactttaggtgtggctatcaggggtcactaattgtgtgtgtgtgtcacacaccttgcacacaggttagactaacacgcCAGCACCCCACAGACCAaacaacacccacaaaactcatacatacagtcatatgaaaaagtttgggaacccctctaaattctttggagttttgtttatcattggctgagctttcaaagtagcaacgttcttttaatatataacatgccttatggaaacagtagtatttcagcagtgacataaagtttattggagtaacagaaaatatgcaatatgcatcataacaaaattagacaggcgcatacatttgggcaccccaacagagatattacatcaatacttagttgggCCTCCTTTTTTTCCAATGTAACAGCCTCttgatgcctcctatagcctttgatgagtgtctggattctgaatgactgaatttttcaccatttgtccatacaaaatctctccagttcagttaaatttgatgactgccaagcatggacagcctgcgtCAAATaaacccatagattttcgatgatattcaagtcgcgagactgtgacggccattccacaatattgtacttctccctctgcataaatgccttgtatatttccaagtgtgtttagggtcattgttggaatatccaacccctgcgtaacttcaactttgtgactgatgcttgaacattatcctgaagaattcgttgatattgggttgaattcatccaaccctcaactttaacaagggccccagtccctgaattagttacacagccccacagcatgatggaacctccaccaaattttatAGTAGGTACATACCTGAACTGGGCCTCTGAGCCAAGCCCGAATTTGATGCAGGTATGCTGAACCTAATGCAGCGCACCTGAATTTGGCCTTTACACcagtccctggggcaaaaaagatTGGCACAGACTATATAAAGCACAGTGAAACATGATGGCTCCATACAAAGAAAAGCTaatagatttagaaaaaaaaactacatttcctaTCCGCAGACTGATCATCATGGCATGCCTGTAATTGTAACTAAGAGGATGTCACaaaatcagggctggaactaggggtaggcagaagaggcacgtgcatACTACCCCAAGTCCGCCACTGAAAAAAGTGTCGCTCTCTGACGTCAAAGCTTGCAGACGCAGACCTGTCCGCGCTCATTTGCGCACGACCGCGCGCGTCTccggttgcgcacgcgcgtccacATTTGCGCACGGCAGCGTGCATGCGTCCCCGATGGGGGCAATTGTAGCCCAGCAAGAGACTGACAGCCTGTAaggaaacatataaaataaactgcatttttaaACTCTTGCCTGCAGGTGGCGCCCCTTCTTCTCTGAGCCTTGTTTagctaatgttttatttctgtatatCAGAATTAAAGACCAAGCCTGGCGATTGGATATGACTGTGACTCGCCCCCACCCTGCTGCCTTTCTCtctgcactttgcctggtctgtggATGTCAACCTTATGGGGAGGAGCAGCTAGGGATTGTTGTGTTTATAGTCTGGGGGGTTCGGGAGGAAGGAATAGCAGAGGCTGGACCAAGAATCAGATCATCTGATCGCATTTACTCTAAAGCTTTGATCGTGTGAGTGTCGTATTGCTAATAGTGAAGCAGATCTGGGCTGCGGTGGATGATGTTTGTCCGGCTGTCTGTCTCTGGTATCCGCTACCTCCCTTGTAGAATGTCTTCTTCCCTATCCTCGTCGCTGCTGCTGCGATCTGCTGCTTATGTGGGTGCTTCTTGGCTGCCAGCCTCCCACTCTGTCACCTTCCCTGTGCTGGACCCGGCTACTGGATCAGAACTGGCGCAAGTCTCTGACTGTGGCCCCCCGGAATGCAGGGAGGCAATAAAGGCAGCCTCTGAAGCCTTCAAGTCATGGAGAGAAGTGTCAGGCAAGGTAAGAGACCACtcgatcatcatcatcatcacactAATAGCTACTCTGCCTTAATGTTTCACTGCAGCCTGAGACTGGTAGCTCTGTTACACTGGCCCCCGGGTACATAAGCTGATTTGTAACAAATATTGGCCACTTCATAAGCAAACCTGTTACCCATGCAGTGACCAGCCATGGGGGTGTGACATTGATCTCCAAAATATGTAGTTTCTTAATAATCACAACGATGTTACTTCTATTTTTGCAGTGGGCACAATGGTTTACTCCTATTTTAGCACTTTTATAGGGAAGAAGGGAATGTGTTGGAGGTTGACTTAATAACATATAAGGTACAGAGTTCCTCTGACAAATGAGTGGGTGTGACATGTACATTAAATCAGTGACCACTGCCTTTTTTTGGATGGCAATGCCTCTATTATCCAGAGAGTTAATCATTTTTCATTTGGTAAGGGAGCCTGGCAAGCCTCTTGCTGAATAATAACACTCCTGGCACTATGAGTGTCATGTATGAGAGTCTTTACTTTAGTTCTAGTTGCTTTAGCATTACATTCTTTCATACAATAAtgaccttttttcccccaggaGAGGAGTGTGCTGTTGCGGAGGTGGTATGATTTAATGATCCAGAATAAGGAGGATCTTGCCAAGATTATCACAGCTGAAAATGTAAGCACTCTCCATTTATCATGGGTGAAGGGATTTAACTGTATATtcagtggtgtaaatagatgTTTCTGGACCCCACAGCTAATTCaatatagggccccaaaacattggtaaattgacctattctaccaagatacattgaaattgctcatttattAGGGTCTTACTGGGCCTCTACCAGGCCCTGATTTGCTGCAAAGTCAGCCGCCCAGCCAGACGTGTAATTATCTTGATTCCGGAGCGGCTCCAATAGAAATAAATTATGTTAATGCTTGTAATCCACCGGGCGGGTGTAAGGGATCGAAAGAGGACGCCATCCTCTGGGCCCTTCAgattaaatccggccctgccttcTACACTCCTTGACCCTCCCCTCTAATTAAACCTCTGTGTATTTTCAATGTAGAGGGGCAGTTATATCGTTAGATTATTGACACTTGTGCTGCTTTCTCTTGGCATTTATACACTGTTGATCAGGGGTCATTTAGGGCACTTAGTTTacaagtggggctcatttataaacactgggccaatttgcacctgggcggtaacccaaagcagccaatcagtgattagctttttttcaaccagctgcaggttgaaaacTGAAATCAATCATCTAATTGgttgtcattggttactgccctggtgaaaattttcccagtgtttataaatgacaacCACTGACCCGTCTGGCATCCTCCTTCCATCTGTATTGAatatttctttttccatttctgcCTCCTAAATTTCTCACTTCTTCCCTTCTGCATCTGTAGGGTAAGCCATTGAAGGAGGCACTCGGTGAAATCCTCTATGCAGCCGGCTTTTTGGAATGGTTTTCAGAAGAGGCACGTCGTGTATATGGGGATGTCATTCCTGTGCCAGTTAAGGACAGAAGAGTTGTGGTTCTCAAACAGCCTGTAGGAGTTGCAGCAATCATCACCCCAGTAAGTTCTGCGGACGTCAACTAAAGAAAGAAACACAACTGTAACCATCTCTATAGTTATAACTATCTTAGATTCTTCTACTTTTTATTTAGTCTAATTATTCATTGATCATATCTTTTAACCATGAACTACAATAGAACCTTTGCTCTTGTGACTATGTATAtgtaagcaatatggcagctctttcttatatgtattaaataaagacTACATGGATGTTGTTTAAAAGAAATCAACTATTTTCATATTCTCTCCAACCCAGTGGAACTTTCCCAGTGCTATGATAACCAGAAAGGTGGGAGCTGCTCTTGCTGCTGGATGCACTGTTGTTGTGAAGCCTGCTGAGGACACCCCATTATCTGCATTAGCACTTGCGGAGGTATgttcttgttttgaaaaagaaatatacattgtTTATTCAATGCACTTAATAGTCTCTAATTCCTTCTTGCTTCCTTACAGTTGGCCCAGCAGGCTGGAATCCCAGCTGGAGTTTATAATGTTGTCCCTTGTTCAAGAGAGAAAACTCCAGCAGTTGGGCAAACCCTGTGCACTGATCCTGCTGTCAGCAAAATTTCCTTTACTGGTTCCACTGCAACAGGAAAGGTAACAACCGAAATATTGGATGCCATCAAACTCTACACTGTGGGGCTTGAGTATTTGTGTGGAACCTATTGTCGTACCATAAATGTCGTACGAGAAATGTCGTATTcaaatttatgtataatataataatatattcttttatatattgtCGCTCGTCTATAGATATGATTCTccactagggatatatgattctcgGCCACACtga is a window from the Xenopus laevis strain J_2021 chromosome 6L, Xenopus_laevis_v10.1, whole genome shotgun sequence genome containing:
- the aldh5a1.L gene encoding succinate-semialdehyde dehydrogenase, mitochondrial is translated as MMFVRLSVSGIRYLPCRMSSSLSSSLLLRSAAYVGASWLPASHSVTFPVLDPATGSELAQVSDCGPPECREAIKAASEAFKSWREVSGKERSVLLRRWYDLMIQNKEDLAKIITAENGKPLKEALGEILYAAGFLEWFSEEARRVYGDVIPVPVKDRRVVVLKQPVGVAAIITPWNFPSAMITRKVGAALAAGCTVVVKPAEDTPLSALALAELAQQAGIPAGVYNVVPCSREKTPAVGQTLCTDPAVSKISFTGSTATGKILLHHAADSVKRVSMELGGHAPFIVFDSANVDQAVAGALASKFRNSGQTCVCSNRFLVQKGIHDAFVSKLAALMKKELRLGHGFGDGVTQGPLINEKAVQKVEQHVSNAASLGARIEAGGKRSAVGKNFYEPTLLSNVTTNMLCTQEETFGPLAPVIKFDTEEEAIAIANSANVGLAGYFYSQDPAQIWRVAERLEVGIVGANEGLLSSVECPFGGVKQSGIGREGSKYGIDEYLEVKYVCFGSL